The sequence below is a genomic window from Peromyscus maniculatus bairdii isolate BWxNUB_F1_BW_parent chromosome 17, HU_Pman_BW_mat_3.1, whole genome shotgun sequence.
tccctctctccctccgaCAACGTGTGAGCATCAGCACAGGGCTGATGTCACCCTCATCCCAGCTCCTGTACAACCACCTGAGAATTCCCTCTACAAAATGCGGCTGACTTCCGAAGAAGGATAAAGGAGACCCggaaatgttttaaatttggCAGTGTAAGTCTCCCTGTTTGAAGAGAACGGATGCTCGTGGTTTGCAATTCCTGTTGCTTTGGCTTATGCCGCAGTCACCCTGGGTCTACCTTGGAAAGCTTTGCTGGAGAGCCTATGAGGCTACAGCAACATTCTGCCACGTGAGAAACAAACGTCTCCAAAAAAACCACAATGTAACACAAACCACCAATGAACCCCAGCACAGCCTCTCCACCTACCTGGGAAAGCGTGTGGATTGGGGGACCCTCTCTTAAGGCACTTAGAACAGAGGATGTGCacggtgtagtgcagtccaggcCATTCCTGAAGCAGGACGTTCAGTTCCTCTACCAAAGGGGTGATGGCTTGCCATGCCGTCCATATATTTGGTAACGATGCATGGCTAGCGATGGACAGGGTGTCTGGCTGCAGGACCCCCTTGGCGGGTCTGTAACTCACCACCACAGGAACTTTTCCTCTATAGGCAAAGATCTGAAATTTCCCATCCGACCTGTGCACCACATGGCTGTTGATCTGGACACTGTAGCGTGCAAACAATCCAGGTGGAAAGGTAAAGGGAAAACTATATTCAATCTGCAACTGTTCGGCCACAAAGGACTGCCCAGCCAGGTTGGTCCCATTAATCCAGGCCTCTGCGTGGGGCACCTCATTCTGCACGTAGCAGGGGAACTTGTACCAAGCCGTGGAGCCATTCAATGGCTTGCCTTTGGGTTTATTGAGGCAGTAACAGAGTCCCATCTTCTCCAACAGCTCCAGGAGGAGCTGCAAGTCCTGCTGGGCCTGGACGTGAGGCTTAAGCAGCAACCGGATGACATGGGCCGGCAAGAGCCCATGCAGCAGAAAGCCTTCCACATAATGATGAAGCTGAGTGGCCCGGAGTGGGTCCTGACCCGGGGTGGGCACTGCCGGAGTGAGGaagctctccccctccccctccccctccccactggTCCCCAGGAGCAGTTTATGCAGCAGCAAAGAAGCATCTCTCTGGAAAAAGACATTGAGGATGTCAATGAGGCGGGTGAGGTTGTGGAAGACATGCTCCTTGAGGGCGGGGCTATCCTCAAAATAGAGCAGCTTGCCGCTCTCGTGCAGATAGGAAAGGGCGCTCTGCAGCCGGTCCTCCGTCAGACCTGCCTGCAGACCCAGGCGGGCCGAGTCCCACCAGCTCAGCCACAGTCGCTGCGCCTGAGGTGGCTGGAAGTGGAGTTCCTCCAGCACCTGCCAGGATCGAGGCAGGACTCGGTGTAAGTTGGGGAAGATCTCCCGGTGCTCAGCTACCGAGAGCAGCTTGTCGCGGAGGCGTTGCAATTGGTGGGGGTCCCTGCAGCTAACGGGCAGCACGGGGGAGAGGATCTGCAGCCGGTGGTTGAGCAGGTATTGGAAATGGGCCTTGCGCCTGCGAAGGTTCTTGTCGGAAACACCGTAGTAGGCTGCGTGGGGGCTGGCAGAGCGCAGCTCGAAGTCCCGAGCCAGGGCCTCATCCACCACCTTGGCTAGACggcttaggccctctgcatcgtGCTTCTCCTGTAGGGAGATCTGGCGGTGAATGTCCAGACACTTCTCCTCAAGCTCCCGCTCCCCACACAGGTCCGCGTGTGTGCCCACAATGCACACCACGGCGTGAGGCACCCGGGCCCCCACCCGGTGCAAGAAGGTGCCCACGGTAGTAGGAAAGCAGCGAGGTTCATAGGTGGCCAAGTTGACCACCAGCACATACAGGGCTcctggggagaggaagaagggctggATCACCTCATAGCTTTCATCACCGGCTAAGTCATACACAATGAACCGCAGGCCCCGGGAAGCATCCGCAGTCCAGCTGGTCACCTCGATGCCCTTGCTCCCAAGGGGAGGGAAAAGCAGGTAGTTCTTCTCCTTGTCCCCTCCTCCTTGGTCTCCTTCCACTTTGTCCTCCGTGAGGCAGTGTCGGAGCAGGGTCTTGCCTGCAGCCTTGTGGCCCATGAGGAGCAGCTTGAGGCGGGGCTGCACAGCTGGCTGGGAATGAGCCAATTCCTTCTGGTAGGCTGCGATGTAGGGGATCCCCTTCATGCAGACTTCGTAAGGGGGCTGAATCAGGGGGTTGTCCTTGATTTTCCACAAGCCCACCCGGGAGAGCTGGCCAAAGTTGTCGGGCAGAACAGCGATCTGGTTGCCCTGAAGGACCAGCTCCTCCAGGCCCGTCAGCTCCACAATGGAGTCCGGCAAGTAGCGGATGCGGTTATTATCCAACCACAGGGTGAGAAGCCGGCCCAGCCCGGCGATAAGAGATGGCACTGAGGTGAGCTGGTTCCGACTAAGGTAGAGCtcctccagaccagccaggggcAGCAGCGCCTCAGGAAACTCCTCAAAGAGGTTGGAAGAGAGGTTGAGCATTTTGAGCCTTTGCAGGCGGCTGAACTCGGGGGGCAGAGCTTGCAGCCCGTTATTGTCTAACATGAGGCTCTCCAAACTGGCCAGCTCACAGAAGCCGCTGGGCAGGGTGCCAAGCTCGGCCCCACTAAGCCAGAGAATCTTGAGGGCACGCAGGGCACTGATATCCTCAGGTAGGCCTCGCAGCCGGTTGCTGGATACGTCCAGCTCCTCCAGGGCAGCCAGCTGCAGCAGCTGCCTGGGAAAGGCGGTGAGTTGGTTGTGGTCCACGTCGAGGGTGCGCAggtggttgaggcaggagaaggaatCCGGCAGATGCGCTAGCCGGTTGAAGCTGACATCCAGCTCCTCCAGGTGGCCGAGGGCACCCAGCTGGGCAGGCAGCGCCGGCAGCTGGTTGTGGCTCAAGTTGAGCTTGCGCAGCTCCCTTAGGGCGCTCACCACCTCGGCACCCAGAACGGTCAGCCGGTTGTGGCTCACGTCCAGCTCCGTAAGGTGATGGCCTAGCTCCGCCACCGCAGGGGGCAGCCGGGCAAAGCGGTTCCTGCGCAAGACCAAGATGCGAAGGCTGCCCAGAGCCGACCCCAGACCTTCAGGCACATCCTCCAGGCCGTTGTTCCCCAGGTTCAGCACCTCAATGTCCCCGATGTTGGCCGGCAGCACCAGCTGGGGGGCGTCGGGGGACTCGAGTGAATCGCCTCCGGCCCTCGGGCAGCTGAGCGTGAGCTGGCGCAGGTTGCTCCGCAGCTTCCTGGCGCGCAGGGCGGCGTCCCGCCACAGTCTCACCGTCTTCAGGTTGCCACTGTCCTTGCCAGCCATGGCGGGGCCCGGCGCCGACAACCCTCACGCCGGCACCGGAGCCCGCAGCTGCATGCCGCGCTGCACCCCAGCCGGCGCCCGGGCCCTCCTCTGGCTCCCGCTGCTCCCGGGCCACCACCCCTGCGCGGCCAGCGGCCGTGGGTCCCTAGCGCAGCCAGCAGCCGGGCGCCCGCAGctggggggcggcggcggcggcggcgacgcgGGCAGCTCTGGGGGGCTCCGGGCAAGCGGCGCGGAGCTGGGCTGCGGCCGCGCAACACGGCTCGCATTCTCCGTGCTCCCGGGCCATGGGCGCGCCGGGCAGCAGGGCCGCCGCCCGCCGCGCCGCGGAGGATGCCTGCTCCTCTTCCAGCTCCGCCCGCCTCGCGGTGCCTGGGTAGCCGACTCCAGCCCCGCTACCCTCGCAGCGGCGGCCCGGAGGCCGGCGGCGTCGCCTCCGCTagcagcaggaggagggcagCGCTCGGCTCCGCTGCCGGCATGCTGCGGGCGCAGGGCCGGGGCGCCGGGGGCGGCGGCGTCTCCTTGTCTCCGTTTCCCCGCGGCTCGGGCGGGAGCGCGAGCGCCGCGTCCCCGGCGCTTGGGAGGGCTCGATCGGAAAGCTACAGCGCCGCCCGGTGGAGCGGCCCCCACGTGACCGGCGGAGGCGCCGCTTGTTCCCGGCACCGCCCCAGGGGCGGGAGTTGCAAGCCAGCACAAGCTGCGAGGCTTGGGGGCGCCGGGCATGGTGGTAAGGTTAGCGGCGTGGACCTTGTCCCTCTCTGCGAGGCTCACCGGACGCGACCCTCAAGGCTGGTGTGGGACTCTGGGGTCTCCGGGTTGGGCTCCCCCGCATCTGGCTCTTTGTTGGCCCTGGGTCTCTAAGGATTTCTTATTCATCCCTAACGCGTAGGATTTAGCTGGCTTCCTTACTCATTCTTACTCACTGTCCCTTCCCTGCATCATACACCCACACCATTATGGAACAGGCAGAATTCAAGGGACCGGGGTCAAGGAGCTTAAAAATGAGAGGGTAGTTAAACAAAAGGCAGATAGGTGAAAGTAGATAACCCTTGGTCCATTTGATAAGGAGTTATTGGGGCTCATTTGTACTAACTAGGTCCACCAAAGCCTAGTTTTCAACTCCCCTGGTTTGAGCCAGCACCTTTCTGGCCTGATTGTGGGTGGTTGGAGGTCGGAGGCAATGCAAGATGTCTTACCTGGGCCATCCCATTTAGCGTCACAACCACATGAAACATGCTACGTCTTGAATCCGACATTCCCACTGCTCTGTGGAGCCAAGAAAATGACGGTGGGATCAGCCATATTTTTGCTATGTTCAGCTTGGGTTTGTTTCCATTGAAAGGAAGTTGGTCTGAGATCCTATCTATACCAAGCAACCCCCTCTGAGTTTATCAAAGCCTTGAAACCCATCAAGACCATGGGTATCACCTCCACCATTGCCTCCCAGTTTGTTAATCACCTTATCTTAGGAACCTTTGGCAGGGTAAAGGCTGGTTGGAAGGGACAGTCACTTTCATTGGGGGTGAGGCCTCTGATGGGTTGCTAATGCCTTAGCGGTTGGCCCCGTGCAAATAAAGCACTAACTGGACTCCATTATTCTAGAGAGCGAGTGAGCAGAgaatggggagaggaaggagagaggaaaggaagaacaagaagttaggggggaagtgggggaggggagtcgaGGGAGTTGAAGGGGAAATTGGGAGGATATGATCAATATTCATTGTATCCATGTATGaacttctcaaaaaataaagacaagagatCTTTTCAAGTAATCAAATAGTTCAGCCTCAGGGATTTGAACTGAGTTGGTTAAATTCGGTGTTTAACATACTCTAGCTTTACTCCATACACACCGATGTTCATGGACCATGTTCAGTGCATACGGCTCTTCAAAGAGAGAAACTGACAGAGAAATCCACCCCAATGATGATTATCAAGTCCTGGGCAAGCAAGCAATCCTGTAATAAGGATGCTCTCGGGGTTAGTCTTGGATACCTTGTTTAAAACCAGTAATTTAGCAGTCACTACTTACCTGCTTTCACTCTGAAGGACTTCCTGAGAAATGAAACACTCGAGGATTCCAGTATTCTCTTAGAggtgatgtggtgtggtgtgtgtgtgtgtgttctaaatcACGGAGGCCGACCCTTTTGTTTTTCACAGAAGTAGGAAGGGCCTAAAAGATGTGAAGCAACCTGTCTGCCCTTGACTATTAGGAGGTTTGTTGGTTCCAAAGGCGAGGTGGTGCACTGTAGCACatcctccccctacacacacacacacacacacacacacacacacacacacacacacacacggtcttcATGAGGGTGAACTCTGAATTTTCCGCACTTCTGCTTTTAATAAATAGAATAATGTGAAACTCTGCCTGAGGAGGAAGCCGGGCCAAGCCTTCAGTGCCCTGCTGGATCTTAAGTAGCTCGCCTTCAGTCCTAAAGTGGTTTAAATTGCATCCAAATAGCCCTGACTAAACTGTTGCCCTTTGAAGCCATCAGAAAAGTAGCATCCTTCCGTGGTAAACGTCTTCTCCCTTTGTCATTAGATAATCTGTCGTTTTGTTGATCTGTTCAAGAGAGCTGAGTGGGGTCCAACCAGTCAGCCTTTAGGTGTGCCCCTTCCCAGGCCTGGTATAAATGATGTGAGTGAGTCTGCCTGCAAGGAACTAGTCTCTCCTTGCAAGGTCCTTCAAGATCCCTATGACTAGAGagactcccaccccaccccaccccaccccaccccacccccaacacacagttCTAGAGTTAGAGCCCAGGGTCTCAGGCATGTAAGGCAAAGTATCTTCCTGGAGCAAAGTTAATGCTGAGGAAGTTTGGAAGAAGCCTGTTCCAGAGTTCCCTGAAGCTATGTGTGGCAGTGCACGCCTGTCCCTCCAGCACCTGAGGTGTGAAAGCAGAGGGTTTAAAGCAGGAAGCCACCGTGGGCTTTGTGGGTTTCAAATAAAGAAGAGGACAGAGTTCTTTGAACCAGTCTATTGAAAACTAAAATGGTAAATCAGGAGAAACAacgttttttattttatttatttatttatttatttatttatttatttatttggtttttcgagacaggctttctctgtgtagctttgtgcctttcctggatctctctccatagaccaggctggcctcgaactcacagagatccacctggctctgcctcccgagtgctgggattaaaggcgtgtgccaccaccgccccgacgagaaacaatattttaaatagcaggaaggagggagggagggaggaacgaACTGTGTTATGTATAACTTCTGCCATGGACACTCATCCTGGCCTCCTGAGCCCATGCTCCAATTCCAAGTGGTAAATTTTCTCATGTGCCAGGAGGACATGCCCACTCCACCTTCTAGAACATGTTAAGTATGAAAGACCTTAAATTCCAGGTGGGGACAGGAAGCAGCCACATCTGTTCGCGTGAAGTAGCCCATGTATATGCACAAGCATGTGGACCATGGGCCTCTGTAGCAACTCCCACGTCCTGCAGATGGCAAGTCTCTCCTCACTCCCTTTTCCCGATGCAGTGGTCGCAGTTTGGCAAATGAAGACTCTGACTATCAGAAGCTCTCTTGCCTTGGATGTTTATCTGACGTCGTGGATCCAATCCATAAACGTTCTAAAACCTGCCCAGTGTCCCAGTGTaagccttctttttatttaacttGCCTCTCTTCCCCTGACACTGTTTGCCCTGGAGCTGCTGCTCTGTGAGTACAACGACATCCCATGCACAGAGCCTTAGCCTAGAGTTTGGGGCATACAGTCTTCTCAGGGatggaaagagtgtgtgtgtgtgtgtgtgtgtgtgtgtgtgtgtgtgtgtgtgtgtgtgtgtgtgtttaaggcaATGTCTTGAGCTAAGCTGCAGATATATGCCAAAGGTGCTGGGAGCATCCTGGGCATCCCAGATAAAGGTCCACCATTTACATATCTGTCAGTACCAGACCAAATGACAGCATGCTCTTGTCCCTAAGACCAGCCACAAATGCCAGTTAAGTTTTCCCATCCCTATACACCCCTCTTGGGTCCATCTTCAGCGTAGTTAACACTCCTCCATCTTGTCAGATTTCTCTCTTGGTCTGACTCACCCCATCATTGCCATCCCTGTCAACTTGTTTCTCTACATCACGTCATCAGGCttgctatctctctctctctctctctctctctctctctctctctctctctctctctctctctctctctctctctctctttctctctctctctctcttctggagctgaggattgaacccagggccttgcacttgctaggcaagtgctctaccactgagctaaatccccaaccccataaacctaactcttttttttttgttgttgttgtttttgtttttgtttttcgaggcagggtttctctgtgtagctttgcgcctttcctggaactcactttgtagaccaggctggcctcgaactcacagagatcttcctggctctgcctccccagtgctgggattaaaggtgtgcgccaccaccgcccggctaggcttGCTCTCTCAAAGGCCACGTcacccttttcctttcctgagaATACTCATTCTTGAAACAGGAAACTTCCTTTGGACACTGGTTTCTTCCTTGGTCCGTAGGGTGTTTGGTGTCATATGACAGTCTGGGTTTTTAAGAAAAGAACCCTATCAGCATTAATTATTTCCTCCCAGGGATCAAGTTTGCAGTTGGAGTAAGTGCTACCaaatgaaaatacagagaaaactGACCGGGATTCCCTGAGATACAGACGGCTTCTTAGGAAAGAACTTGTCACCCTGCCTTTTCTAGTTACATTCATCTACCTGTATTAAGAGGCATGGTTCTAAAAATCAGTTAAGCACACTCTGCCatggaattttaattttctcagtaGCAATTCAACCTTTTTGTTGAAGTGACCTAATGTTCCAGTTCACACAAAACTACGGGGTTTCCCACAATGAGAGACATTCTGGGCTCAAAACCAGGCAACCCTGGGAACTGAGTACAGCTACTTCACCTCCTGGGTCTTgaaaaggagttttttttttttctttattttgctctTCTTTTATGCTTTAGGAGTTCCAGAAAACACTGTGTCCCAGAAATTCAGCTCCTTCAAATAGTTCTGATTTCATTCACTCAGCTGCTTTGGAGTTCCAAAGTGAAGGTACTCATGGCTGGAGGTTCTGACTAGCTTTGGAGTATAGAGAGGACCTGGCTGGTCTTGACAGGAAATTTGATAATCCATCGACCCTGCAAAGCTAACAACAACCGGGGCTGGGTTACTACACTTCAAGGAAAGGTAAACTTGAGCTCCCCTCAAAGTCTGGGAGGTTGGCTTCTGTGTCTCTCAGAACCTTTAAGAATGCCGGCCCTTTacctatttctttccttctttctgtttctcctcgGGATGGCCTCCATGTCTGTAAAGCCGAATGAAAAGGGAGATGGTCTATTCCAAACCATGGAGGTGAGATTATCTCTGCTATCTATCCTTAGCCAGACAGGAAGGAGCTGTGTTGCAAACCGCTGGCTCTGTCTAAAAGGACAAGAGAGGAGAAGCATGGGGCCCCGCCCTGCTGCCCACGATGAAGGCAGCAGTCCTCAAGATGCAGCTGCTTGAGTGGAAATGTCCACCAGCCTCCTCACTTCATAGCTTGAAAGGAAGGCAGAGTGCTTGAATGGTGTCATCCAAACCCCCGATCCCAAGCCCCAGAGACTGCAAAGTCTGAGAGTAGCAGCTAGTCATAGGGGCTGCGGTCTTAAGAATTTCAATGTCTACAGGGCATGGTACTGTGTGCGTTTCACGCCATATTTCATCTAATTCTCCCAACCTCCCTGAGTCAtaggctgtagtgggtagctgttccagctttgacctggaagtaccacccccattgaggATGCcggcggggccgagagaggagcccttaagactcAAGATCCGAacgtgccagctctcttggttcctggatcctggatgctggatgtagactgagcacagttctccagagaacccaactggactgcactacacctctCCAGGACCCTATAAccaatccctttacttgtaagttaccccacaaaataaaccccccctttaactacatggagttgccttaatacttccaccaataataGACACTTAATATTACCCCGAGAAATGAAAGCAAAGCTACAGAATGGCAGATTGAAGACTCAAAGCATGGTAGAGTTCAACACTCAAACAGCTGGTCCCGTGGTTGAGGGTTTGGGGAGGTAGATGTGACCAG
It includes:
- the Mfhas1 gene encoding malignant fibrous histiocytoma-amplified sequence 1, whose translation is MAGKDSGNLKTVRLWRDAALRARKLRSNLRQLTLSCPRAGGDSLESPDAPQLVLPANIGDIEVLNLGNNGLEDVPEGLGSALGSLRILVLRRNRFARLPPAVAELGHHLTELDVSHNRLTVLGAEVVSALRELRKLNLSHNQLPALPAQLGALGHLEELDVSFNRLAHLPDSFSCLNHLRTLDVDHNQLTAFPRQLLQLAALEELDVSSNRLRGLPEDISALRALKILWLSGAELGTLPSGFCELASLESLMLDNNGLQALPPEFSRLQRLKMLNLSSNLFEEFPEALLPLAGLEELYLSRNQLTSVPSLIAGLGRLLTLWLDNNRIRYLPDSIVELTGLEELVLQGNQIAVLPDNFGQLSRVGLWKIKDNPLIQPPYEVCMKGIPYIAAYQKELAHSQPAVQPRLKLLLMGHKAAGKTLLRHCLTEDKVEGDQGGGDKEKNYLLFPPLGSKGIEVTSWTADASRGLRFIVYDLAGDESYEVIQPFFLSPGALYVLVVNLATYEPRCFPTTVGTFLHRVGARVPHAVVCIVGTHADLCGERELEEKCLDIHRQISLQEKHDAEGLSRLAKVVDEALARDFELRSASPHAAYYGVSDKNLRRRKAHFQYLLNHRLQILSPVLPVSCRDPHQLQRLRDKLLSVAEHREIFPNLHRVLPRSWQVLEELHFQPPQAQRLWLSWWDSARLGLQAGLTEDRLQSALSYLHESGKLLYFEDSPALKEHVFHNLTRLIDILNVFFQRDASLLLHKLLLGTSGEGEGEGESFLTPAVPTPGQDPLRATQLHHYVEGFLLHGLLPAHVIRLLLKPHVQAQQDLQLLLELLEKMGLCYCLNKPKGKPLNGSTAWYKFPCYVQNEVPHAEAWINGTNLAGQSFVAEQLQIEYSFPFTFPPGLFARYSVQINSHVVHRSDGKFQIFAYRGKVPVVVSYRPAKGVLQPDTLSIASHASLPNIWTAWQAITPLVEELNVLLQEWPGLHYTVHILCSKCLKRGSPNPHAFPGELLSQPRPEGVAEIICPKNGSERVNVALVYPPTPTVISPCSKKNVGEKHRNQ